The Silene latifolia isolate original U9 population chromosome X, ASM4854445v1, whole genome shotgun sequence genome contains the following window.
TAAGAAAAATAACCTGATATCCTTGACATCAAGTCCACGTGCTGCAACATCTGTTGCAACCAGTAGAGGAGACCTTCCACTACGAAACTGATTTAAGACGTTATCACGTTCACCCTGAGATTTATCACCATGAATTGCAGCAGCTCCAAACTGGCGAGACAAGTTGCGAGAAAGAACATCGCACATCTTTTTCGTTGCACAGAAGACTATGACTTTTGATCCTGGTTCTTGAGATCTCAGAATCTGCTCCAACCTTCTCTGCTTCTCCATAGGAGACACGACCTCCACATACTGTATCAGCAAAGTTCAAAGCTAAGGTATCTTACCCATGTTACAGTATGACTTCTAAAGCAAACTGCTTTCAAGGCACTAAATGCCCTTAAAATAAGGTTACTAGAGTACTAGTCATGAACACgataaacatattcataattacTAAAAAGAACACGTGGTTATCCAAGGTTGGTTAACTTCATTTTTAAGGTCCTTTTCTTTTACTACAGTCACTTCAACTATGTATTTGCTTCGCATCAACCAATTCATTGGACATTCTTTTTACtataatttttttgttaatttcacATCAACCAATTATGAGGGAGACAAGGCATTGCGCGCCTCGCACATAGGTGGAGGGTTGACTTTGCCATTGCCACTGCACCCCGGGTTTCTTATGTGATCCAGTGATCTGAGTTTGTtttcaataacaaaaaaaaaacattcaataATATTACCTGAGTAATGGACTTGTTTGCAACAAGTTCATCTACATTGCCAATGTTGACCTGAACAGGACTTGACAGTAGATCTGCAGCAATTTTACGAACTTCTTTCGGCCATGTTGCAGTGTACATAAGAGTCTGGCGGCGAGAAGGTATCTCCTTGACAATTTTTCTAATTTGAGGCTCAAAACCCATGTCCAGCATACGATCTGCTTCATCAAGAACCAAGTACGACACCTGGTGCAATCTGATTCTCTTCATCTCTAGTATATCATTCAAACGACCAGGTGTCGCTACCACAACATCCACTCCTCTTTCTAGCTCCCTCAACTGAGGGCCTTTAGGTGCTCCTCCATACAAACACTGGAGAGATAACATTGCAAGAAATTACAGTTTAAATCCCATAGTTATATAGATGACTGGTATCAGATTCCAATTATCTACATTAGCTAATTAGTAGTAACCAACAAACATATTTGGAGTACATGATGGCTATAAATTGAAGTTCTATGCAAACTGCACAGAGTCATGAGGCATAACAAGCACTAAACCCTCTGACATCCTTTACAGCAAGAACTCCCGTTAGTTACACAAGAGTTACTGTCATTGCAACAAAGAATAGAATACAACGGAAAGACAAATAAATGGGAAAATAAGAGCAGTGAACACTAGATATAGAGATAACTCAAATCTATCTTAATTGATGTCTAATATGTTGTGAATAGAAGAACCCAGAGTCCCAGACACATTACAGATAGATCATAGAGGTTTACTTATCCGAATCCTCAAAATTTTACTGCTCCTAAAGGCTTTAGTAAGAAAAAATAATCACAGCAACTCACTCAAAAATTTAGACAAATCATTCCAGTAAGATTTATCATACAGAGTAGAAAACAGAGTTTAAGCAACTGAACAAAATATTACCGTGGATACAATTCTGGACGACCTTCCGAATTTTACTGCTTCAACTAGTATCTGAGTTGCCAGCTCCCTGGTTGGTGATAACACTAACACAGTGGGTCCCATCTGAGAATTATTGCGTAGGCGCTTGAGATGCATAAAACCTGGGAGCAGATAccccaaggtcttcccagaaccTGTCTTCGCAATTGCCACTATATCCCGACCTTGCAGAGCAATTGGCCAAGACTGCGCCTGTATTGGCGTAGGAGCAGAAAAACCAGCCCCAGTTGCCTAGAAAAGCATAACGCAGGAAGATTGCTAAATAGGTGTATACTGTGACATTTTTATGAGACACGTGGAGCGTTAATGCAAGAAGAAGCACCATCCGCCTATGCAGGTAGCGAATGCTTGCAAGACGCACGCCACAGCAGGAGGTGGCCTCTTCTTTTGTTTGGACCAAGTGGCAGACTGAATCATCACCAGCAGCAGCCCTGCCACGAACTTGGATGATTCAAAAGCCATCTCAAACAAAGGTCCAGCGTAAAAGAGGGGCAGTACAGCGTACGACATTAGCTCTCCCAGGAGCAAATATCGCATCTGCGGCAGAAGTAAAGAAGTAAAAAATCAACTAAGGTCTGAACTCCAGTGATTGCAGAACTTTGGAAGTTAATCGCAGCTAGTTCAGCATACTAACTGGTGCAGGCCAACTAAGAGATGCATATAAAAAGAGAAAAACAGAACCCCAAAGATTATACCTCTCTCAGAATCTCAGAAGGGAAACCAGTAGCTTCGAAAGTCATGAATGGTGGGGGAACGGAGTCTCCCTAAAACAAACAAGGAAAAAAactaaaccattaaaaatcaggTAGAAGTGTGCATTACCTCTCTCATTAAAATCCTCAGCTAGTGGACTTCAAATGAGAAAGAAAGGAGCCACTTACAGCAAAAAAAAAAGGAGACCAAACAGAATAATCTAGTTGTTTAAATATCCTTTTAGTccctaggttgcacggacactcctAATCGGTATTCCCGTGTCGaacacgacactcgtcggacacacgtcaaaacgtgtcagacacctgtaaagccgtgtctaacttttatcttttatttgggcacgtgtccgacgcgtgtccatggtattttgagccgtgtccatggtatttggacacaccttcaaacggaaagttgaatggcgtgaattgttatatggttgaatttggtggaAAAATGTTCTTTAGAcaagtaatgagatgtcgaaatagattgataagttggtttttggttttagaaatgagaataagttatatttaacgtCAAATTTTACattcatttatttaaatttaatataaaatACTTTTTCAAAAGTAAAATTACACATATATAACtgcaaaaaatatattttattaaatttaaataacgtggcCCGTGTCCTAAATTacatgggatgccgtgtcacgtgtccgtgtccgttttggtgctacctagttTAGTCCACAtcaagaaaaacaaataaaaaaacagaCTTCTACAAGTGACATTTCTTTCTCTCAGTACTAGATAAATCCCACATGATGTTTCTATTAACAACATTCAGTCAGCATAGACCATACAAAACTACATACGCTACGTACGTAAGTTATTTAAATACcaaaaataggtaataaaattcAGTAGAACCAGTACATTATTTGACAAAAAAGAGCCAGTAAACAATAGAACCTAAAAAATTGGGTTAAGCTTTTTTACTTTCATAATAAAAAGAGATACTAGATTTAACCTCTTTTCTAGTGCAGAAGGTTCATCTTCCTTATTAGATCAAATTAGAGAAATAATACAATACTATGTACCAATCCAAAATGTCAAAAACGAAATAATGCATGAAATGATACGTGTGGAACATGCAGGGGTAATTATGATGCAGAATATGCAGTGCCCAAGAAACTCACAGAAACTGATATCTCATGCCGGCGACGGTAAGCTTCAGCAGACAAACCACTTCCATTCTCCAGTGGTTCATGTCTAGCAATCAATCCACCACCTCCATTCAAAGCAACTTCGTCTTTGGCAGACTGATTCCAAGAATTCAtaataaaaaagaaaaacaacGATCATTCCCACATTAAATAATATACCAGGAAAAAGAATATAACGCACATGTATCCAATAAACCAAAAAGACGACCCATCTGAATAGCATTCATGACCCCATCCCTTTCACATGAAGCACTCTAAAGCCTCCACTAAAGTAAAATGGAAATAACTTATGAGCTATGTTACTCGGACTCGGGTACGGGTGTCGGACACGGGTACGGATCCGAGTGTCGGGTACTCCGAGGTTAGAAATAACTGACACGGGGACAGTGTCCAAAAATTAGACACGGGTACGGGGATACGTCGATTTCTAAGTGGTAATTATATTAAAATTTTGGTGAGAAGCAAGTCAAAAGTCTAAACAAAATTAGATAAAATGTCAAAACCCACTATCATTATTGCCCCACTTGCCATTCTCTCTCCAATCCTACTTAAAAGGAAAACATGCCACGTAAAGATAAGGCCCACGTTATGTTTAGTTTAGATAAAAACCAGAAATCAAAGGCCCACTTGTAAAACAATTAAACCAAAGCCCAATGTAAATGTAAACCCTAACGATGAGACACCATCTGCCGCCTTACTGCACATTCCACCAACCACCACACCATCGCAGCATTCTAAAGGTAAGATATTTTCGTTCCGTCAACTACTTGACTAAAGTCGCCGTGTCGGCCTGTCGGTTGCCGGATCCGGTACGGATTCCGTACCGGGATCAGTGTCGGGTCGGGCCGACACCGGTACTGCTCGGAATCTGCCGTGTCGAAGCTACATAGCTTATGAGGCCATGTTTTAATTTAGAAAATATATGTACTACAAACCGACCACCACCCAATAGTCACACACGCTCTAACCTATGGTGGGGGTGCCAGGGTATTTTAGTCATATGTGCGCACTTGACGTGTTGAGAACTAAATGAGTCTTATTGAAAAGATTTACAGTCACATAATGTTATGTGCAACAATTATTCCATCAAATTCCACAGCTAAAGAATAGTGAGTATTAGTTCCACTAGAAACGAGAAACCCAAtaacatataaaaaaaaaaaaacaaattgtcCCTTAAACAAATAGCTTCAAACTCCTTGAACTTCCCCAAAGCTAATCACACAGCATAATAAACAACATATAATATAATAGCTATAAAAAAGGCAACACAGCTGAGGAGGAGTAGGCAAAGTGGCAAACCTGCTGATACTTTTCTCGACTACGACCTCTAACAcgattatcgtcatcatcattaacataccCACCATCTCTCTGCGGTCCGTGGGAAGAATGGTTTACTTGCACAGAAGAACTAACATAACCAGATGACGGCCTTGCCGAGGAGTGCCCATTTGAAGACACGACAGGCTTCTCATACTGTGTAACGTTAGTCTCCGGGTTCCAGTAATACAAGTACCCAGTCTTACCATCTATCAAACCCCTCCATGGCTTAGGAAGTGTCGGATCATCAGGCGCATAGCGAGGCCCAGCTGAAGCTGTTGAATCTACCGCCATATATACTCGCCTTCACACCCAAAAAGATACAAATCCATGTCATTCATTCACGTATAATAAACTCGCAATATTCGGTGTTCGATTCGGATTGAGTTGGGTTTCGGGTACTATTCAGGTTAGTGATATTCGGTGTTCGATTGGTTATCAATTCAGATATTTTTGGTTTTGCCAAGGTCTAGTAACAACAACGTTAACTATTGTATACTAGATCTAAACAAAAACAAGTGTAAACTAGACAAATCAGCTTAATTgtcgaaaaaaattagggttttgaagaaaGCGATTAGGAGGAGCTTTTTTTTTGTCCCATCAATTAATGGCTTTCTACTTCAATAAAAAAAATGGATTTAATGTCATCGTCATTGCAGGATATTGCAATACTACAGAATCTATCGAGTTAGATAAAATCGATCCTCTTTAAAATTCTGGAAACGAGATAAAGTAATTAGAAGAGATGAAGAGATACCTGAAGAAGTAAGAGGGGAGATGGGATTGGGGATTCGATCGGAAGATATTAGGGTTTGGAAGAAATCCCCTTTTACGATTATTGATTggcctttctctctctaaaatcggATTTGCGTAGAAGAGCGAAATAAGAAAGAGAGAGTGGCAAAGGTGGGAAGGAAAATTCGTATTCTTATACGTGTAACTTTAGCCGCACATGTTCTCCTTTTTGGATGCCAATTGCAACTTTGCAAGGAAAGTAGGGGAGTCCTGGTCAATGGATCGGGTCATTACGGTTCGGGTGATTTTCGGTAAgagtttttttgtcaaaaactaccttatatttaggggtatttgtaaaaaaattactttatattatttttcttgttttaaactacctttgttttctcttttcttggtcaaaaactacctaagCTCACGATATGACGAGATTTGATCGATTTAGCGACATTAacctatctcacatgactctgttaacatcaaacaacaatgacCAACCGCATAAAAACCACAATTTAACTTCAGCTGACCAAGATTTATGtttttcacatttcaataataactatGAGCATCTACTAAAACTAAGCGTAAGTACATCACGACTTCCCAAAATTTGGTCTAGGCATgatttaaacaataaagagtTGTATGAGATAGTTTAAAGCCGAAAAACTAACCAAATTTGTGTGTACTCTTAGcataggtagttattgaccaaaaataaagaaaacaaaggtagttgaaaataacaaaattaatataagatagtctttttacaaatacccctaaatataaggtagcttttgacaaaaaaaaacctTATATTTAATAGTAAAATTGCTATCTTGAATTGAAGTGAGATGTGGCGTACTTGAAAAACATTGTGATGTGGGATTAGCGCTGTTCAAAATGTGGTCCGCCCCGGCAAATCGGACCGATCTGGTTCGGTCGGGTGATATTGGACCAGACCATTAACCTTTCGGTCCGGTCTCCGGGTTATAAGATATGCCATAGCCGATCCCCGGACTGATCGTGTCTTTAGTCAATCTAACCTTTATTATGATATCTGTTAGGATAATGAATTATTTtaaaatttaggttttttttttttttgattaggtaagaaaactaggttgatcctctagggtatgaccaacctatctcatcctttcgaatgagggaggtaagttgaagccaccggctatcaaaccacctcgaaagagttggacatgaatgtccaattgaagccatgaagtcagcaaccttgttggcttcacgaaagcaatgtttaattatcacttcatcgaaaaaatgaaggtctaatttcacatccttgataatactagaaatttcccacggaatttgccaagtacctcgaatcgagttaataacacataagttatcaccctccacaattaactttgagactcctaagtatttagctgctaaaataccttcttttaaagcaagtgcttccgcaacaaggatactattggatccgcacttttttgctcccaacaaaacgactttaccattgtgatctcttaaagaatatcctaaagcagctttattaccttctattctcgatccgtcaaaatttaactttaggaaaccgtttgtaggtttttcccaccaaatctcttccttactagaattgtttctagctgactcttctacctcgggattgttgagatccttaaatctagtcacattccatgtcttagtgctattattacgtaaagtaataagtttgttgatacttaaattaacattattaaagataatatcatttctatggaaccatgcattccaccaaataaagataatctttataaagtcatcttttgaaattaaatccttgagataattaagtttcgttagaaaaaTTTGACTTATAATAGTATcataatttaacaaaaactcgtcGAAATtaataatgttcaggtcttggatgacagacccaatcaagggacattcgtaaaagaaatgatctttgttttcaatagggttgttgcacagaacacaatgaggtgggacatcaatatgactcttgagaagtctacttttcgttggaaggccgtcaacacaggctttccaaagaaaaaaattcaatttaggaggaatattcaatttccaaatccactgaaattcacatttgtcaagagcttgatcgaacaaaccttgcgctaaccaagttgctgttttggtagtgaaatttccatctacggacaacccccaaattagggtatctggaatatcattatgtggcactgaaatgttagtaatctgattaacaatatcgttattcactaaactggataatttacaaacatctcattgcttgtctgaggttatgaaatttttaaccaaaagattaagatcacggttactatcatcatcaaccatactgcttgtaagtgggtgtgaaaaaacccaattatcagaccaaaacttaatgttgctaccattacctacctgccatctcagTCCTTTTCTAAATAGAGAGTCCGAAGACTCATTAGTTTACGCCAAGAAGAGGTTGAATTAGGTTTATGATCAAAtagtgaacaatttctcaagtattttttagataccactttgacccatatactttccttatccataaaaattttccataaaagtttaatttgaagagctttattagctgcttcagaagatttaattcctaaaccaccaaccgactttggcaaacaaactttatgccaaccaaccaaattaggagaacgttgggaaggattcttattccaaagaaagtctctattaatcttatctaatctattatggatcgatgaagggaggaggaagctttgcatctgaaaagttcccttcgcggctaaattagcat
Protein-coding sequences here:
- the LOC141619706 gene encoding ATP-dependent RNA helicase-like protein DB10, giving the protein MAVDSTASAGPRYAPDDPTLPKPWRGLIDGKTGYLYYWNPETNVTQYEKPVVSSNGHSSARPSSGYVSSSVQVNHSSHGPQRDGGYVNDDDDNRVRGRSREKYQQSAKDEVALNGGGGLIARHEPLENGSGLSAEAYRRRHEISVSGDSVPPPFMTFEATGFPSEILREATGAGFSAPTPIQAQSWPIALQGRDIVAIAKTGSGKTLGYLLPGFMHLKRLRNNSQMGPTVLVLSPTRELATQILVEAVKFGRSSRIVSTCLYGGAPKGPQLRELERGVDVVVATPGRLNDILEMKRIRLHQVSYLVLDEADRMLDMGFEPQIRKIVKEIPSRRQTLMYTATWPKEVRKIAADLLSSPVQVNIGNVDELVANKSITQYVEVVSPMEKQRRLEQILRSQEPGSKVIVFCATKKMCDVLSRNLSRQFGAAAIHGDKSQGERDNVLNQFRSGRSPLLVATDVAARGLDVKDIRVVVNYDFPTGVEDYVHRIGRTGRAGATGVAYTFFSDQDSKHASDLVKILEGANQRVPPEVRDMALRGGGMGRGRRQWGSGPGGRDGGRGGRGDSSYGGRFNNRYEGNGRGNHDKGFRRSPSPDRRTGRSRERSRSRSPHRFDRGGAGQSFHETMMERLRSSPPRTGKY